Proteins co-encoded in one Rattus rattus isolate New Zealand chromosome 5, Rrattus_CSIRO_v1, whole genome shotgun sequence genomic window:
- the Zbtb6 gene encoding zinc finger and BTB domain-containing protein 6, whose translation MAAESEVLHFQFEQQGDVVLQKMNLLRQQNLFCDVSIYINDTEFQGHKVILAACSTFMRDQFLLTQSKHIRITILQSAEVGRKLLLSCYTGALEVKRKELLKYLTAASYLQMVHIVEKCTEALSKYLEIDLSMKNNQHTDLCQSSDTDVKNEEENSDKDCEIIEISEDSPVNLDPPVKEEEGDALQSAAETLTSERRGVKSPELSTVDGGFKENEICILHVESIHTDDIENGQFPQPCTSSNAGMYFPETQHSVINSTVENRVTEVPGNTNQGLFSENSDGSHGTINEIQNLDENFSLRHQCPRCPRGFLHVENYLRHLKMHKLFLCLQCGKTFTQKKNLNRHIRGHMGIRPFQCTVCLKTFTAKSTLQDHLNIHSGDRPYKCHCCDMDFKHKSALKKHLTSVHGRSSGEKLSRPDLKCQNLL comes from the coding sequence ATGGCTGCTGAGTCTGAGGTTCTACACTTCCAGTTTGAACAGCAAGGAGATGTGGTCCTACAGAAAATGAATCTCTTGAGACAGCAGAATTTATTTTGTGATGTATCGATTTATATTAACGATACTGAATTCCAGGGGCACAAGGTGATTTTGGCTGCTTGCTCCACTTTTATGAGAGATCAGTTTTTACTCACACAGTCAAAACACATCAGAATTACCATTCTGCAGAGTGCAGAAGTTGGCAGGAAGTTGCTGTTGTCCTGCTATACTGGAGCActtgaagtaaaaagaaaagagctttTGAAATACTTGACTGCTGCCAGTTACCTTCAGATGGTTCACATTGTGGAAAAATGCACAGAAGCTTTGTCAAAGTATTTGGAAATTGATCTTTCTATGAAAAATAACCAACACACTGACTTGTGTCAATCTTCAGATACAGATgttaagaatgaagaagaaaattctgATAAAGACTGTGAGATCATTGAAATTTCAGAAGATAGTCCTGTAAACCTAGATCCTCCTGTCAAAGAGGAGGAAGGCGATGCATTACAATCTGCTGCAGAGACACTGACATCAGAGCGACGGGGAGTGAAGTCACCAGAGCTCTCAACAGTAGATGGTGGCTTTAAAGAGAATGAAATTTGTATCCTTCATGTGGAATCCATCCATACAGATGATATAGAAAACGGGCAGTTTCCACAGCCCTGTACCTCATCCAACGCAGGCATGTATTTCCCTGAAACACAACATTCAGTGATCAATTCTACAGTTGAGAACAGAGTGACAGAAGTTCCTGGAAATACAAATCAAGGGTTATTTTCTGAGAATTCTGACGGAAGTCATGGTACAATAAATGAGATTCAGAATCTGGATGAGAATTTTTCCTTGAGGCACCAGTGCCCCCGGTGTCCCCGGGGCTTTCTTCATGTAGAAAACTATCTGCGCCACCTTAAGATGCATAAACTGTTTTTGTGTTTGCAGTGTGGGAAAACatttacacagaagaaaaatcttAACCGGCACATTCGAGGACACATGGGTATACGGCCCTTTCAGTGTACTGTGTGTCTGAAAACCTTTACTGCCAAAAGCACACTTCAGGACCACTTGAACATACACAGTGGTGACCGGCCATATAAATGTCATTGTTGTGATATGGATTTCAAACACAAATCTGCTCTCAAAAAGCACTTAACCTCTGTTCATGGCAGGAGCAGTGGTGAAAAACTGTCTAGGCCTGATCTCAAATGCCAGAATCTACTGTAA